The following are from one region of the Gryllotalpicola protaetiae genome:
- a CDS encoding nucleoside deaminase has translation MTDALYETDAAKLAVAVEEARAGLAEGGIPIGAALFTRDGRLLGRGHNRRVQQDDPSIHGETDAFRNAGRQTSYRDTVMVTTLSPCWYCSGLVRQFGIGRVVVGDDQSFLGGQDWLAENGVEVTVVNDPELIELMGSWIEEHPHLWNEDIGEE, from the coding sequence ATGACCGACGCGCTGTACGAGACAGATGCCGCGAAGCTCGCGGTCGCCGTCGAAGAGGCGCGTGCGGGCCTCGCGGAGGGCGGCATCCCCATCGGCGCCGCCCTCTTCACCCGCGACGGCCGCCTGCTCGGCCGCGGCCACAACCGGCGCGTGCAGCAGGACGACCCCTCGATCCACGGCGAGACGGATGCCTTCCGCAACGCCGGCCGTCAGACGAGCTACCGTGACACGGTCATGGTGACGACCCTGTCGCCGTGCTGGTACTGCTCGGGGCTGGTGCGGCAGTTCGGCATCGGCCGCGTCGTCGTCGGCGACGACCAGTCGTTCCTCGGCGGGCAGGACTGGCTCGCCGAGAACGGCGTCGAGGTCACCGTCGTGAACGACCCGGAGCTGATCGAGCTCATGGGCTCGTGGATCGAGGAGCACCCGCACCTCTGGAACGAGGACATCGGGGAGGAGTAG
- a CDS encoding sigma-70 family RNA polymerase sigma factor → MPNDDDALLRALHDQHARPLWRYVMSLTGDAAQSEDIVQETLLRAWKRPAVLDQREASARAWLFTVARNLVIDESRSARRRHETVTAAETMPEPVAADETERMLDAWLIGDALAALTAEHRQVIVEAYYGGKSVAEVAAVVGVPEGTVKSRLHYGLRALRLALQEKGVTR, encoded by the coding sequence ATGCCGAACGACGACGACGCACTGCTGCGTGCGCTGCACGATCAGCATGCGCGCCCGCTGTGGCGGTACGTCATGTCGCTCACCGGCGACGCCGCGCAATCGGAGGACATCGTGCAGGAGACGCTGCTGCGGGCGTGGAAGAGGCCCGCGGTGCTCGACCAGCGGGAGGCGTCCGCCCGTGCCTGGCTGTTCACCGTCGCCCGGAACCTGGTGATCGACGAGTCGCGCAGCGCGCGACGCCGGCACGAGACGGTGACCGCTGCCGAGACGATGCCCGAGCCGGTCGCGGCCGACGAGACCGAGCGGATGCTCGACGCATGGCTCATCGGCGACGCCCTCGCCGCGCTCACCGCCGAGCACCGGCAGGTGATCGTCGAGGCGTACTACGGCGGAAAGTCGGTCGCCGAGGTCGCCGCCGTTGTCGGCGTGCCTGAGGGCACCGTGAAGAGCCGACTGCACTACGGGCTGCGGGCGCTGCGCCTCGCCCTGCAGGAGAAGGGAGTGACGCGATGA
- a CDS encoding anti-sigma factor family protein has protein sequence MSDGVDSVHEWDAAYVLGALSPDDRRLFEEHLETCPECRASVAELAVMPALLAKVPAPEFPTVEEQPEAASRKDPGGDPFETRASRAPQGSETLASLAHRVRRRRITRRWVLAGASVLAAAAIAAAVVLPTALSAPPAGTQIALEQTTPSPVTATVAVAAKRWGTELTMSCSYAQTSYSTATRDYALYVTDASGQATRVSSWSAWPGSTIRTSAAVATPKAELRTLQIRDVKTGTVLLSSPVR, from the coding sequence ATGAGCGACGGTGTCGACTCGGTTCATGAGTGGGACGCTGCCTACGTTCTCGGGGCGCTCTCGCCCGACGACCGGCGGCTGTTCGAGGAGCACCTCGAGACCTGCCCGGAGTGCCGCGCCTCGGTCGCCGAGCTCGCGGTGATGCCCGCGCTGCTGGCGAAGGTGCCCGCGCCAGAGTTCCCGACCGTTGAGGAGCAGCCAGAGGCTGCGTCTCGAAAGGATCCTGGCGGCGATCCTTTCGAGACGCGCGCTTCGCGTGCTCCTCAAGGATCGGAGACGCTCGCTTCCCTCGCCCACCGCGTGCGCCGCCGGCGCATCACCCGCCGCTGGGTGCTCGCCGGGGCATCCGTTCTCGCCGCGGCCGCGATCGCGGCCGCCGTGGTGCTTCCGACCGCGCTCAGCGCGCCGCCGGCCGGCACGCAGATCGCCCTCGAGCAGACGACGCCGAGCCCCGTGACGGCGACGGTCGCGGTCGCGGCGAAGCGCTGGGGCACCGAGCTCACGATGAGCTGCAGCTACGCGCAGACGAGCTATTCGACGGCGACGCGCGACTACGCGCTGTATGTGACGGATGCCTCGGGCCAAGCCACCCGCGTCTCGTCCTGGTCGGCGTGGCCGGGGTCGACGATCCGCACCTCGGCGGCCGTCGCCACGCCGAAGGCCGAGCTGCGCACGCTGCAGATCCGCGACGTGAAGACGGGGACGGTGCTGCTCAGCTCGCCGGTGAGGTGA